One Haloferax litoreum genomic window, ACGATGGGGTCGATTGCATCCGGTCCCAGTCCTGCGAGCACCTGCCCGAGTGGTGCTGTTTGCGTCAATTCGTCGTAGCGTCGAAGGGCGGTGTGACCAAAGAGGGTCGGTCGCAGTCCCTCGGGAGTCTTCTTGACGAGTCCGAGGTCGACCAACTGCGTGACTCCTTTGTACACTGTCGATTTGGCGTCTGAAACCTCGGCCGAACGTGTCGACGCTCTTCCGTCACTAACTGAACCGACGATTCGTCAATTTCTCTCGTTTGGATTCCTCGCCTGGCTCGGGGCGACGGTTGCGTTCCGACTCGCTGGACACTATCTGCTCGACCCCGCATCACCACTCATCGTCGGTGCGTTGTACGTTGCAGTCGTCCCGGCGATGAGTGGTCTCGCATTGGCTCTGTACCGATGGAATGGTGTCACGGGAGCGAAGCGACTCGAGGCAGCAGTCGCGTTAGTTCTTCCGGGGATGTTCCTCGATACAGTTGCGATAGCGTTCTTCGGGTCCGTCTTCCCGAACATGGTTCCGGGTGCGGCCAAGCATTTCGGTGGGATGTTGCTTCTCGCCTATGCAACAGTCCTCGTGACCGGATTTGTTCGGCGGTGGTAAGCACGTCGAAGTCGAGAGGAACGGCAGGCACGGTACCCTCGCGGATGTAAACGTCCGATATCGACCTCGAGAGCCCTGATTGGTGGATGACAGATTCGTGTATTCATCTCGACTCCGCACGTTTGGTCCCCCTACTGTAGAAATTCGGTGGGTGCTACGCCTCGTCTAGTGGGTTCGTCGGGTATCTTGGAATACGGCGAGCATCGTGTGGGTCCCATATCTTTAACGCGTAACCGATGATTTAGACTGAGGATGACTACTGAGCCGCCACCAGCGAGTTCCGCAGAGGGAGCGGGGCCGAAAGTGGGTTTGTTTCTCCTGCTGACGTTTGGTTGGTCGTGGGGATTCTGGGTTCCGAAGGCTCTCGCTGCCGAAGGACTCGTCGAGGGCGTCCCCGTTCTCCCCGAACTGGGTGCGTTTGGTCCGACTGTCGCTGCCTTCATTCTCGTGACGTACACGAACGGCATCTCCGGGGCTCGACACCTCGCGCGACGCGCAATTCGACTCGACTTCCCGAAACGGTGGTTGATTCCGGCGTTGTTCCTCTCTCCCGCCATCGTCTTCATCTCGCTCGGCGTCGCCATCGCCACGGACGCCTCGCTGTCGTTTCCCTGGGCGGACAATCCAATCGTCCTTCCGGTTGCGTTCGTCGTCATCTTCTTCCTCGGCGGACCCGTCCAAGAAGAGTTCGGCTGGCGAGGGTATCTCCTCGACCCCGTACAAAAGCGGTTATCGGCGCTCGGCGGTGGTCTCGCTGTCGGCCTCGCTTGGGCAGTCTGGCACATTCCACTGTTTTACGTCCCGAGTGAGACCATCTACTACCAGAATCCATTCCTCGGCTTTGCGGTCTCTATCACGTTACTTTCCGTCCTCATGACGTGGGTGTACAACAACACGAACGCCAGTCTCTTGCCCGCCCTTCTGTTCCATGCATCGTTCAACTGGTCACAGGGGATGTTCCCGATACTCGACTCAGACCTGGCGAGCCTCACACTCGTTGGACTCCTCGTCTTCACGACGGTCGTTGTCGTCGTCTACTGGGGGCCGACCAGTCTCACTCGGGCAGACGGAGAGTCGGCGTCCCGTTCGGGGCTGTGAACCCCAACTGTGTGACTGGGAGATGGCGATTTCTTGACTGATACTCCCTTGTATGCTGCACGCGTCTTCCGACCGTAGTTACGTAGAATCCTGAAAAAATAGTCGCCAAGCTTCGTCTTCGTTCGTCGTTGCGCCCGGGTGGACGCTTTCTACAACCCTGCGTACGGACCGGCTTTCGCTTCAGTCAAGCGCTGGACTTGCTCTTTTGAGAGGTCTACCGTCGCAGCAGCGAGATTCTCCGTGAGTTGGTCGACAGTTCGAGCACCGACGATAGGTGCGGTGACGCCGTCACGGTGCATGAGCCACGCGAGCGCAGTCTGTGCAGGCGACGCGCCAACTTCGTCGGCGACTGCGTCGAGTTCGTCGTGTAGGTCGAAGTTCTCCTCGGTGAGGTACGCCGCTTCGAACCGACTCGATTCAGCGGCGCGTGACTCGCCCGTGAGTCCTTCTTCTCGGGTGTACTTCCCGGTCAGGAACCCTTGGCCGAGCGGACTCCACGGGCAGACGGCCATCCCATAGGACCGAGTCATCTCCAGATAGTCTCCTTCGATTTCGCGGTCGACGAGGTTGTACCGGGGTTGCGAGACGGTGAACGGTTCCCATCCCTCGGCACGGGCGATTTCGTTGGCCTTCGCCACCTTCCACGCGTTCGGGCGCATCGTCGACGCACCGAGGTAGTGGACCTTCCCGTCTTCGACGAGACGGTTAAGCGTCTTCATCATCTCGCGCGTCGGCGTGTCGTCGTCCCAGCGGTGGATGTACAGCACGTCCACGTAGTCGGTGTCGAGACGGTCGAGGAGGGCATCGATTCGGTGTCGGATGTTCTTTCGGTTGGTGCCGCGACTGTTGGGGTCTCCCTCTCGAATCTGCCAGAAAATCTTCGAGGCGATAGTGAACCGTTCGCGGTCACGGTCGGAAAGCCAGTCTCCAATCCACTCTTCGCTCTTGCCGCCACCGTAGACGTCGGCAGTGTCGATGAACCGACCGCCTGCTTCCTCGTACGCGTCTAACAGTTCGTGGGCGCGTTCCTCGCCGATTTCGACGTTCCCTTCTTCAGTCTCTTTTCCGAACCGCCAGGTGCCGAACTGGAGTTCGCTCGTCTGTAATCCTGTCTCGCCGAGCGGAACGAAGTCTAGGTCGACGTCTTCGAGAGTGCTCATTATCCTCTTAGTGTACGGCGATTTGTACGAAAAGTGTTGGGTACTCGGTGGTGGTCTCCGCTTCCAGTTCACGACCCGTCGTCTCCTTCGACGCGTGTTTGCTGTCGGAAACGGTTCAGTCCGACCGTTCCGAGGGGGCGACCTGAGCGTCTCGTGAGAGAACAGGAACCTCGATGGTAACGACAGACCCCTCTGGGTCGTTCTCGGTGAATCGAACGTCGCCCCCCGCGATGTCGGTCCCCCACTTGACAATCCAGAGGCCGAGCCCACTCCCGTGTTTGAGTGGGGTTTCGGTTCCGTCTTCGAGGACCGCCAGTTCGTACTCCGCGATGCCGGGACCATCGTCTGCAACCTCGACGTGAACGGTGTCTCCTTCGACCTCGACCGTAATCCACACGTGCGGTGTCTCACTCGGGTTGTGCTCGACCGCGTTTTCGATAGCGTTCGAAAAGACTGGTCGCAGTAACCCCGCGACAGCGACGTCTTCGTCCGGGTGGCTTCGTTCTATCGTAGCCTTCGGATACGAGTCACGGGTGGATTCGATACATCGGTCGAGGAGCGATTGGAGTGATTTGGGCTCCGTTCTGTCGCGGGTCTTGTCGAAGAGTTCGATCGCTTTCCGGCCCTTCTTCCCGATTTCTTCGATACGTAACGCCCGTTCTTTGACCGTCCGTGCGTTCTCGTCGTCTTCGAAGCGGCTGACGTAGCCGTAGATGACGTTCGTCTCGGTGCGGATGTTGTGTCTGAGTACTCGGTTGAGCACTTCGAGACGTTGTTGTTGGCGAAGGTGCTCGCCGATATCGTGGAACGTTATTACCCGGCCGATGGGTGTTCCACGGACGTTCGTGATTCGCGTCGCCACCACGTCGTACGGGTGGCCACCGAGTTCGTCACCGATAGTGAGGTGTCCCGGGAGTGCCCCGTCTTCGGGGAGACGG contains:
- a CDS encoding DUF5367 domain-containing protein, yielding MTPLYTVDLASETSAERVDALPSLTEPTIRQFLSFGFLAWLGATVAFRLAGHYLLDPASPLIVGALYVAVVPAMSGLALALYRWNGVTGAKRLEAAVALVLPGMFLDTVAIAFFGSVFPNMVPGAAKHFGGMLLLAYATVLVTGFVRRW
- a CDS encoding CPBP family intramembrane glutamic endopeptidase produces the protein MTTEPPPASSAEGAGPKVGLFLLLTFGWSWGFWVPKALAAEGLVEGVPVLPELGAFGPTVAAFILVTYTNGISGARHLARRAIRLDFPKRWLIPALFLSPAIVFISLGVAIATDASLSFPWADNPIVLPVAFVVIFFLGGPVQEEFGWRGYLLDPVQKRLSALGGGLAVGLAWAVWHIPLFYVPSETIYYQNPFLGFAVSITLLSVLMTWVYNNTNASLLPALLFHASFNWSQGMFPILDSDLASLTLVGLLVFTTVVVVVYWGPTSLTRADGESASRSGL
- a CDS encoding aldo/keto reductase produces the protein MSTLEDVDLDFVPLGETGLQTSELQFGTWRFGKETEEGNVEIGEERAHELLDAYEEAGGRFIDTADVYGGGKSEEWIGDWLSDRDRERFTIASKIFWQIREGDPNSRGTNRKNIRHRIDALLDRLDTDYVDVLYIHRWDDDTPTREMMKTLNRLVEDGKVHYLGASTMRPNAWKVAKANEIARAEGWEPFTVSQPRYNLVDREIEGDYLEMTRSYGMAVCPWSPLGQGFLTGKYTREEGLTGESRAAESSRFEAAYLTEENFDLHDELDAVADEVGASPAQTALAWLMHRDGVTAPIVGARTVDQLTENLAAATVDLSKEQVQRLTEAKAGPYAGL